From one Mya arenaria isolate MELC-2E11 chromosome 4, ASM2691426v1 genomic stretch:
- the LOC128229971 gene encoding neural-cadherin-like, with translation MKHKGFRGLIVILILTNIIEMDAYQYNQVLGIRKRRQSYVDIVLPDKAVQETATGVLFSVKDSLDSLNYRYILNSSTYANAFRVDIVSGDVPVAAGFTLDYEAFIPANNGSEMINLTIIVSDNSMTEHSSDNVMKTLLQPVILMDVNDESPVFTNEFYPYYAVVLLSAAANSQVYSLTATDPDRGAIISLSHKFVGNAGLFFDVTYNSAVAEIKRKGQQPFTPDQFLRITIKATDTAGASSQVTSGVVEVKAGTRRPQFNMQNGYTLQFQEENEINQKITILQNRMRVKSFQSNSISLAVLDELSLPFHLFETLVSGSSVVGVYDADLYVKRVVDYERDPRIYSFAIQATEGRTGLTSTTTLEVYVTDKNEFDPSFTTSMFKNESVREDIPTGSILLTVTARDADLNTKMSFSVNNDHFRVVPLNPESKTSPYIANIVVNKALDYDGCR, from the exons ATGAAACATAAAGGATTTAGGGGTTTGATAGTAATCttgattttaacaaatatcattgaaatGGATGCCTACCAGTATAATCAAGTGCTGGGTATAAGGAAGCGACGTCAGAGTTACGTTGATATTGTCTTACCGGATAAAGCTGTCCAAGAAACGGCAACCGGCGTTTTATTTAGTGTTAAAGATTCATTGGATTCGCTCAACTATCGTTACATCTTGAACAGTTCTACATATGCGAACGCGTTTAGGGTAGACATTGTAAGCGGTGATGTTCCCGTCGCGGCAGGCTTTACGTTGGATTATGAAGCCTTTATTCCGGCTAACAACGGTTCTGAAATGATCAATTTGACTATCATAGTCTCTGACAATTCAATGACCGAACACAGTAGTGATAACG TTATGAAGACGCTCCTGCAGCCCGTGATACTGATGGACGTCAACGACGAGTCCCCAGTGTTCACGAACGAGTTTTACCCGTATTACGCGGTCGTGTTGCTCAGCGCCGCCGCAAACAGCCAGGTCTACTCCCTCACCGCTACAGACCCCGACAGAGGCGCTATCATCTCGCTCTCACATAAGTTTG TGGGCAATGCTGGTTTGTTTTTCGACGTGACGTATAACAGTGCCGTGGCGGAAATAAAACGGAAAGGACAGCAGCCGTTTACGCCTGACCAATTCCTGCGCATCACAATCAAGGCCACAGATACCGCCGGGGCCAGCTCCCAGGTGACGAGCGGTGTCGTGGAGGTCAAGGCCGGCACCCGGCGCCCGCAATTCAACATGCAGAATGGATACACCTTACAGTTCCAGgaggaaaatgaaataaaccagAA GATAACCATACTTCAGAACAGAATGAGGGTGAAGAGTTTCCAGTCAAACAGCATATCTCTGGCGGTCCTTGACGAGTTAAGCCTGCCCTTCCATCTTTTCGAGACGCTGGTGTCGGGCTCGTCTGTAGTGGGAGTGTACGATGCAGACCTGTACGTGAAGCGTGTGGTCGACTATGAGAGGGACCCGCGGATATACAGCTTCGCCATCCAGGCAACTGAAGGCAGAACTGGCCTCACCAGCACCACCACA CTTGAAGTTTATGTCACAGACAAGAATGAGTTTGACCCAAGTTTTACCACGTCAATGTTTAAGAATGAAAGTGTCAGAGAAGATATACCAACTGGCAGTATTCTACTAACTG TTACTGCAAGAGATGCCGATCTCAACACCAAGATGTCATTCTCTGTGAACAACGACCACTTTAGAGTTGTACCGCTCAATCCAGAAAGCAAAACTAGTCCATATATTGCcaacattgttgttaacaa